Genomic DNA from Lutibacter sp. A80:
TTTTAATCAAAATCATATCAATTTCAGCAATTCTTTCTGCGTCCCAATTTGGTGTTTTATCTTCAACCTCTTTTTGAAACTCTGTATGATTTAAAACCACCTTTCTAAACAATTCAACAACAAATTTTTTGTCGTCTTCATCTTTATATAAAGCTCCTAATTTAAAAGGCTTGTTTTCTTTTAACTGATTAATAGATTTTAATACCCACGTATTTACAAAAGGAATATCATCTACCCAGCTAATATTTTTATCTTCAAAATAATCTGCTAATTTTTCATCTGGAGCAATAATTTCTTTAAATAATGCAGCTACAAATTCTTTATCTGCTTGAAATGAGTCCTTTTCAGAAGCTATATACTCTTTATAAAGAGCACTTTCTTTAGTTACTTTCCAAATATTATTGATATATTCGCTATCTAAAATCCAGTAATTTAAATTATTATCTTCTAAGTAGTTATTTAAAGAAACACTTTCTTCTAACAACTTAAAAACCTGATTGTTAATAAATTTTGTATTTGGATTTAACTCTTCTGAAGTTGCTAAAAACTTTTTTTGAGAAATTTTAATATTATTCTTCTCTAAATTTTTAACTTCTACAAATAACCGCAATATTAGTACGTATAGATCTAACATTTTATCTATACTATTGTATAGAAATTTTTCTTCCTTATCAAGGACATCACTTTTAGATTGAAGCATCGCATAAACCGATTGCATCACTTTTACTCTAATATGTCTTCTATTTATCATTTAAAGAACTTTAAACATTTATTGTTTCTGAAGCGCAAAAATACTATTATTTTTTAGAAATTTAATTTGTTTTTGATTTTTTATTCAAAGTTAAATCTATCATAAAAAATCGGCTGTAAATTTATATTCATGTATATTCGTGCCTTCAAATTGATTAGTTGTTTCTCCTTTTATGAAAGCCTTAAAATATTTAAATAAATACTTCTTAAAATATAAATATCGTTTATTAATTGGTTTATTTATTACCTTTTGTTCTAAATATTTAGCACTTCAAATCCCTCAATTAATAAGTAAATCTTTAGATGCTGCTCAAGGTTACAAAAATGGTACAATTACAGATATTACAATTGTTAAAACCGATTTATTTCACAATATATTACTAATTATTGGAGCGGCATTACTTTCTGGATTTTTTACTTTTATAATGCGTCAAACCATAATAGTAACTTCTAGACTAATAGAGTTCGACTTAAAAAATGAAATTTACCAACAATACCAACGTTTGTCTCTAAATTTTTATAAAAAAAATAAAACTGGAGATTTAATGAACAGAATTAGTGAAGATGTAAGCAAAGTTAGAATGTATTTTGGCCCAGCAATAATGTATACTATGAATATGCTAGTGCTATTTATTGTTGCAATTATTAAAATGTATAATATAGATGCTACTTTAACTATTTACACAATACTACCTCTACCCGTTTTATCAGTTTCTATCTATCTTTTAAGTAGAATTATTAATAAAAGAAGTACAATTGTACAACAATACTTATCTAAATTAACAGCAAATGCTCAAGAAACATTTTCTGGAATAAGTATTTTAAAATCCTATGGTATTGAACAAAATTCAATTAATGAATTTGGAAACCTTGCTATTACAACTAAAGAAAAAAACATCAACCTTTTTAAAGCGCAAGCATTATTTTTTCCTTTAATGATTTTCTTAATAGGATTAAGTAACATATTAGTAATTTACATTGGTGGTTTAAGGTATCTTGCAGGAGAAATTACAATTGGTGTAATTGCTGAATTTATAATGTATGTTAATATGTTAACTTGGCCTGTTGCTGTGGTTGGCTGGGTAACCTCTATTGTACAACAAGCAGAAGCTTCTCAAAAACGTATTAATGAATTTTTAAAACACGAACCTGAAATTAAAAATTTAGCTGAAACATCATCAAAAATTAATGGAGTAATAGAATTTAAGAATGTTACTTTTACTTATGATGACACTAATATTACCGCTTTAAAAAATTTAAGTTTTACTGTAAAACAAGGTGAAACTTTAGCTATTTTAGGAAATACTGGCTCAGGGAAATCCACTATTTTAGATTTAATTGCAAGATTATACGATACCGATTCCGGTGAAATTTTAATTGATGATAAAAATATTAAAACCTTAAATTTAAATGATTTAAGACAAAATATTGGTTTTGTACCTCAAGAAGCTTTCTTGTTTTCAGACACTATAAAAAATAACATAAAATTTGGAAATAATACCGCTTCAGATGCTAAAATTGAACAAACT
This window encodes:
- a CDS encoding ABC transporter ATP-binding protein, with product MKALKYLNKYFLKYKYRLLIGLFITFCSKYLALQIPQLISKSLDAAQGYKNGTITDITIVKTDLFHNILLIIGAALLSGFFTFIMRQTIIVTSRLIEFDLKNEIYQQYQRLSLNFYKKNKTGDLMNRISEDVSKVRMYFGPAIMYTMNMLVLFIVAIIKMYNIDATLTIYTILPLPVLSVSIYLLSRIINKRSTIVQQYLSKLTANAQETFSGISILKSYGIEQNSINEFGNLAITTKEKNINLFKAQALFFPLMIFLIGLSNILVIYIGGLRYLAGEITIGVIAEFIMYVNMLTWPVAVVGWVTSIVQQAEASQKRINEFLKHEPEIKNLAETSSKINGVIEFKNVTFTYDDTNITALKNLSFTVKQGETLAILGNTGSGKSTILDLIARLYDTDSGEILIDDKNIKTLNLNDLRQNIGFVPQEAFLFSDTIKNNIKFGNNTASDAKIEQTAKDAYIHHNIVDFNEGYNTYVGERGVTLSGGQKQRVSIARALIKDPKILILDDCLSAVDTETEETILNNLHKVSKNKTTLIASHRISSLKNADKIIVVENGSITQQGTHNQLISKNGYYKDLYEQQLLEKEL
- the nusB gene encoding transcription antitermination factor NusB; the protein is MINRRHIRVKVMQSVYAMLQSKSDVLDKEEKFLYNSIDKMLDLYVLILRLFVEVKNLEKNNIKISQKKFLATSEELNPNTKFINNQVFKLLEESVSLNNYLEDNNLNYWILDSEYINNIWKVTKESALYKEYIASEKDSFQADKEFVAALFKEIIAPDEKLADYFEDKNISWVDDIPFVNTWVLKSINQLKENKPFKLGALYKDEDDKKFVVELFRKVVLNHTEFQKEVEDKTPNWDAERIAEIDMILIKMAICEFLKFPSIPSRVTINEYIEISKDYSTTKSSYFINGVLDKILKDFTATKRLNKLGRGLL